The proteins below are encoded in one region of Kineosporia corallincola:
- a CDS encoding DMT family transporter, with the protein MSAHSSVTVRMAPPLSPSRAGLWWGLLGVTAFSFTVIFTRVAVEGLPALFIGSGRAVVAALLAASALRLTRQARPRGRQWWRLAVVAAGVVLGFPLLTSYALTTAPASHGAVVIALLPAATALTVVVRTGERPARSFWLFALAGAVAAVVFAMLGSGGLGQVRLADLLLFGAVLAAAVGYAEGGLLSRELGSWQTVSWALVVAAPVTTVLTAVALRAGAPHATGQQWAAFGYLCLVSMYLGFFAWYRGLAIGPMAQVSQVQLAQPVMSILWAAGFLAEPLTAQTLAGGVAVVACAALTVRARLSGRSG; encoded by the coding sequence ATGAGTGCCCACAGTAGCGTTACCGTCCGGATGGCCCCGCCGTTATCGCCCAGCCGGGCCGGACTGTGGTGGGGCCTGCTCGGCGTCACCGCCTTCTCCTTCACCGTGATCTTCACCCGGGTGGCCGTGGAAGGCCTGCCGGCCCTGTTCATCGGCTCGGGTCGGGCCGTGGTCGCCGCCCTCCTGGCTGCCTCGGCCCTGCGGCTGACCCGGCAGGCCCGCCCACGAGGACGCCAGTGGTGGCGGCTGGCCGTGGTGGCGGCGGGCGTCGTGCTCGGGTTCCCGCTGCTGACCTCGTACGCGCTCACCACGGCGCCGGCCAGCCACGGGGCGGTGGTCATCGCCCTGCTGCCGGCCGCCACCGCCCTGACCGTCGTGGTGCGCACCGGCGAGCGCCCCGCCCGCTCGTTCTGGCTGTTCGCGCTGGCCGGTGCGGTGGCCGCCGTGGTGTTCGCCATGCTGGGGTCCGGCGGGCTCGGGCAGGTGCGGCTCGCGGACCTGCTGCTGTTCGGTGCCGTCCTGGCGGCTGCCGTCGGATATGCCGAAGGCGGCCTGCTGTCCAGGGAACTCGGCTCGTGGCAGACGGTCTCCTGGGCGCTCGTGGTCGCGGCGCCGGTCACGACAGTCCTCACCGCCGTCGCGCTGCGCGCCGGGGCGCCGCACGCCACCGGCCAGCAGTGGGCCGCCTTCGGCTACCTGTGCCTGGTCAGCATGTACCTGGGTTTCTTCGCCTGGTACCGCGGCCTGGCCATCGGGCCGATGGCCCAGGTCAGTCAGGTGCAGCTGGCCCAGCCGGTGATGAGCATCCTGTGGGCCGCCGGGTTCCTGGCCGAACCGCTCACGGCCCAGACGCTCGCGGGCGGCGTCGCGGTCGTGGCCTGCGCCGCGCTGACCGTTCGGGCGCGGCTGTCGGGGCGTTCCGGTTGA
- a CDS encoding hybrid sensor histidine kinase/response regulator, producing MFIGEDALLAEYGLPDLAPQEQLRAITRVAAAVCGVPNAVVNLLGGCFQHQVGSSGFEGGRSDLGDSMCARAIHEPELRYTSDARNEPSFRDNPWVNGVMARVRLYASAPLVLPDGRVLGTLCVFSDEPGQLTGVQRAALADLTGQVVTLFELARVSRESRQVAERAQRLAEEAERREALVSAVLDTIDVAVVACDMRGRLTLFNRAAREMHGVDADSSLDPGQWAARYDLFSEDGVTPLAADDIPLARALREGQVDDLLMVIAPAGRPALTLRVSGRTLHGDTLGVVGAVVAMTDVTLLRAQARELAQARDAAQSANEAKSMFLATVSHEIRTPLNGVHGMLELLMDDGLTEEQHERARIALVSTRTLIALLNGILDLSKGEAQQTSLRPRPIDPAALLHEVADTVRGSAYLKNLTVHVEVGDGVPALVRADPDRLRQILLNLQGNAVKFTTDGGVRSALEVPRPGYLRFSVSDTGPGISAEELPGLFRPFRQGLAGSVHGGTGLGLALCRQLVELMGGTIDVRSRPGGTTFTVDLPLDAAGPSPVPDREPVLPSARSGEAPLPSPEQAPLRVLLVDDDEVSRLVAGSLLRRLGVDVTTAGNGNEAVAAAGGTSFDLILLDRHMPGMDGLQISRALRRNPRTRDVFIVALTAAGDDQKQECLDAGMDDFVTKPVSQGDLSRLIERFVASRAASV from the coding sequence ATGTTCATTGGCGAGGATGCTCTCCTGGCCGAGTACGGCCTGCCGGACCTCGCCCCGCAGGAGCAGTTGCGGGCGATCACCCGGGTGGCGGCAGCGGTGTGCGGGGTGCCGAACGCGGTGGTGAACCTGCTGGGCGGGTGTTTCCAGCATCAGGTCGGTTCGTCGGGTTTCGAGGGCGGACGTTCGGACCTGGGCGATTCGATGTGCGCGCGGGCGATCCACGAGCCGGAACTGCGGTACACCTCGGACGCCCGGAACGAGCCGTCGTTCCGGGACAACCCCTGGGTGAACGGCGTGATGGCACGGGTTCGCCTGTACGCCTCGGCGCCGCTGGTGCTGCCCGACGGCCGGGTGCTGGGCACGCTGTGCGTCTTCTCGGACGAGCCCGGGCAGCTCACCGGCGTGCAGCGGGCTGCACTGGCCGATCTCACCGGTCAGGTCGTGACGCTGTTCGAGCTCGCCCGGGTCTCCCGGGAGTCCCGCCAGGTCGCCGAACGGGCGCAGCGGCTCGCGGAGGAGGCCGAGCGGCGTGAGGCGCTGGTCAGTGCCGTGCTGGACACCATCGACGTGGCCGTGGTCGCGTGCGACATGAGAGGCCGGCTCACGCTGTTCAACCGGGCCGCCCGCGAGATGCACGGGGTGGACGCCGACTCCAGCCTGGACCCCGGGCAGTGGGCGGCGCGGTACGACCTGTTCTCCGAGGACGGTGTCACGCCGCTGGCGGCCGACGACATCCCGCTCGCGCGTGCCCTGCGGGAGGGCCAGGTGGACGACCTGCTCATGGTGATCGCGCCGGCCGGCCGGCCCGCGCTGACCCTGCGGGTCTCGGGACGCACCCTGCACGGCGACACCCTCGGCGTCGTGGGTGCCGTGGTGGCGATGACCGATGTGACGCTGTTGCGGGCCCAGGCCCGGGAACTGGCGCAGGCGCGGGACGCGGCACAGAGCGCGAACGAGGCCAAGTCGATGTTCCTGGCCACCGTGAGCCACGAGATCCGCACACCCCTGAACGGTGTGCACGGCATGCTGGAACTGCTCATGGACGACGGGCTCACCGAGGAGCAGCACGAACGGGCCCGGATCGCCCTGGTCAGTACCCGCACCCTGATCGCCCTGCTCAACGGCATCCTGGATCTGAGCAAGGGCGAGGCGCAACAGACCTCGCTGCGTCCGCGCCCGATCGACCCCGCGGCTCTGTTGCACGAGGTGGCCGACACCGTCCGTGGGTCCGCGTACCTGAAGAACCTGACGGTGCACGTGGAGGTCGGCGACGGGGTGCCGGCGCTGGTCCGGGCCGATCCCGACCGGCTGCGTCAGATCCTGCTCAACCTCCAGGGCAACGCGGTGAAGTTCACCACCGACGGAGGCGTGCGGTCGGCGCTCGAGGTGCCGCGGCCGGGGTATCTGCGTTTCAGCGTCTCCGACACCGGGCCCGGCATCAGCGCCGAGGAACTACCGGGCCTGTTCCGCCCGTTCCGCCAGGGCCTCGCCGGCTCCGTCCACGGCGGCACCGGCCTGGGCCTGGCCCTGTGCCGGCAGCTCGTCGAGCTGATGGGCGGAACCATCGACGTCCGCAGCCGCCCCGGGGGCACCACCTTCACCGTGGACCTGCCGCTCGACGCCGCCGGGCCGTCACCAGTGCCGGACCGGGAGCCGGTACTGCCCTCGGCCCGCTCCGGGGAAGCTCCGCTCCCCTCTCCGGAGCAGGCACCGTTGCGCGTGCTGCTGGTGGACGACGACGAGGTCAGCCGCCTGGTCGCCGGCAGTCTCCTGCGCCGGCTGGGTGTCGACGTCACCACCGCCGGCAACGGGAACGAAGCCGTCGCGGCTGCCGGGGGCACGTCCTTCGACCTGATCCTGCTGGACCGGCACATGCCCGGCATGGACGGGTTGCAGATCAGCCGCGCCCTGCGCCGGAACCCCCGCACCCGTGACGTGTTCATCGTCGCTCTCACGGCCGCCGGCGATGATCAGAAGCAGGAGTGCCTGGACGCCGGCATGGACGACTTCGTCACCAAACCCGTCAGCCAGGGTGACCTTTCACGCCTGATCGAGCGGTTCGTCGCCTCGCGGGCGGCCTCCGTCTGA
- a CDS encoding TetR/AcrR family transcriptional regulator: protein MTATPPLAERKRREARRRIIEAADELFLTRGFDHVSVTDIAERAEVGRTTFFRHFGDKQEVVFARQQELFDAITSATQQETTSRTGTATEALRQLQPLFLQLCERLTADADGYERHYRLIEQHPELRARNAVKNHQIADLFADLLARRGFEPAVARFAAETALACYQTARRLDGGPHTMVAQVGAAFDQALRLGSEPGDA from the coding sequence GTGACCGCAACCCCTCCGCTGGCCGAGCGCAAGCGCCGTGAGGCGCGGCGACGCATCATCGAGGCCGCCGACGAGCTCTTCCTCACCCGTGGTTTCGACCATGTCTCGGTCACGGACATCGCCGAGCGCGCCGAGGTCGGCCGCACGACCTTCTTCCGCCACTTCGGCGACAAGCAGGAGGTTGTCTTCGCGCGGCAGCAAGAGCTTTTCGATGCCATCACCAGCGCCACGCAGCAGGAGACGACGAGCCGTACGGGCACCGCCACCGAGGCGCTACGCCAGTTGCAGCCGCTCTTCCTCCAGCTGTGCGAGCGGCTCACCGCAGACGCGGACGGCTACGAGCGTCACTACCGCCTGATCGAGCAGCACCCGGAACTGCGCGCCCGCAACGCGGTCAAGAATCACCAGATCGCCGACCTCTTCGCCGATCTGCTCGCCCGTCGCGGTTTCGAGCCGGCGGTCGCCCGGTTCGCGGCCGAGACCGCCCTGGCCTGCTACCAGACGGCCCGGCGCCTCGACGGGGGCCCGCACACCATGGTCGCCCAGGTCGGCGCGGCCTTCGACCAGGCACTGCGTCTGGGGTCCGAACCGGGCGACGCCTAG
- a CDS encoding eCIS core domain-containing protein, whose amino-acid sequence MTAYELARPAPDSRPPARRPSSPSEPGARNPVLAATALAVPPEPARLRRSRDPLGGHAVPPALRSVLRARASTGHALPPQVARDLGGRFGQDFTDVSIHHDAEASDISRALQARAFTVGRDIYFRAGAYAPHSIQGRELLAHELAHAVTAGPPAGVPIVQPAQAPGEEQADDLAHAALTGRPIHSHHTIAGSRPSGDIFRAVDKDCLNVVGEDHQVSGANRIPEWAFLLFKYGFIDTQIHDELGFTLPHAGIKLPGDDFRARAAASVARAATAAEHLLNSAQGFHDAQTSSTLTVFRDTTDNYVKNLGDIVLSWLKMLKEQVQQAQFELQVFQPVQARMNELTDAGQLTPEDSTIMDPSRDTYPDTVQLVTLATEFATQLASDHADLEQMIGEHSTAIRASITEKSATCTDAMFTVPVPAPAFEPALQAVRRFADDAKTLRLPLVPDTVQARSETMLDRVLLARKNEPGRTGVWKVGEEHLPQMAAEVTRRNLTQHLADQKITLTSQSAFEDDMRLWPGLDPEGAARAATAVAAVLNPGTVPPPPDQLAPGPPPSPQADGGLPTDDDDASRPTKRAKHELQGI is encoded by the coding sequence GTGACGGCTTACGAACTGGCCAGACCTGCTCCGGACAGCAGACCACCTGCCCGGAGACCATCGTCCCCCTCTGAGCCCGGCGCCCGGAATCCCGTCCTGGCCGCCACTGCGCTGGCCGTCCCGCCCGAACCCGCGCGCCTTCGCCGGTCGCGGGACCCGCTGGGCGGGCACGCGGTTCCCCCTGCGCTACGGAGCGTCCTGCGGGCCCGGGCGTCCACCGGGCACGCGCTGCCCCCGCAGGTGGCCCGTGACCTGGGCGGCCGCTTCGGTCAGGACTTCACCGACGTGAGCATCCACCACGACGCCGAGGCGTCCGACATCTCACGGGCCCTCCAGGCCCGGGCTTTCACCGTAGGGCGCGACATCTACTTCCGGGCCGGGGCCTACGCGCCACACTCGATCCAGGGGCGAGAACTCCTTGCGCACGAACTGGCCCACGCCGTCACCGCCGGCCCTCCGGCAGGAGTCCCGATCGTCCAGCCCGCGCAGGCGCCGGGCGAGGAGCAGGCGGACGACCTGGCCCACGCCGCCCTGACCGGCCGGCCGATCCACAGCCACCACACGATCGCCGGAAGCAGACCTTCTGGTGACATCTTCCGGGCCGTCGACAAGGACTGCCTCAACGTCGTCGGGGAGGATCATCAGGTGTCCGGTGCGAACCGCATCCCCGAATGGGCCTTCCTGCTGTTCAAATACGGATTCATCGACACGCAGATCCACGACGAGCTCGGCTTCACCCTCCCCCACGCCGGAATCAAGTTGCCCGGCGACGACTTTCGGGCGAGAGCCGCAGCGAGCGTCGCCCGGGCGGCCACGGCGGCGGAGCATCTGCTCAACTCCGCCCAGGGCTTCCACGACGCTCAGACCTCCTCGACCCTGACCGTTTTCCGGGACACCACGGACAACTACGTCAAGAACCTCGGCGACATCGTGCTCTCATGGCTGAAGATGCTGAAAGAACAGGTGCAGCAGGCCCAGTTCGAGCTTCAGGTGTTCCAGCCGGTCCAGGCCCGGATGAACGAACTCACCGACGCCGGCCAGCTGACCCCGGAGGATTCCACGATCATGGATCCCAGCCGCGACACCTATCCGGACACGGTCCAGCTCGTCACCCTGGCCACGGAGTTCGCGACGCAACTGGCCAGCGACCACGCGGATCTGGAGCAGATGATCGGCGAGCACAGCACCGCGATCCGGGCGTCCATCACCGAAAAGTCCGCCACCTGCACCGATGCGATGTTCACGGTGCCGGTCCCGGCACCCGCGTTCGAACCGGCGCTCCAGGCCGTCCGACGCTTCGCCGACGACGCCAAGACCCTTCGGCTACCGCTGGTCCCGGACACCGTGCAAGCGCGGTCCGAGACCATGCTCGACCGGGTTCTGCTCGCCCGGAAGAACGAGCCCGGCCGCACCGGAGTCTGGAAGGTCGGCGAGGAACACCTTCCCCAGATGGCGGCCGAGGTCACCCGCCGGAACCTAACCCAGCACCTGGCCGACCAGAAGATCACCCTCACCTCTCAGTCAGCCTTCGAAGACGACATGCGACTGTGGCCAGGCCTGGACCCCGAAGGCGCCGCCCGGGCAGCCACAGCCGTCGCCGCCGTTCTCAACCCCGGCACCGTTCCCCCACCGCCCGATCAGCTCGCCCCAGGACCACCTCCCTCACCCCAGGCCGACGGGGGCCTCCCAACGGATGACGACGACGCCTCCAGGCCCACCAAGCGGGCCAAGCACGAGCTACAGGGCATCTGA
- a CDS encoding DinB family protein — protein MAETQREPVPRVDTGELETALAFLDFSRSCMLKKAEGLSEDQLRRPLVDSGTSILGLVRHLTVTERWWFGHHLLGHPADPDWDFGMTVPPEVSVQEVLDDYRAAIAESDAAARSVGDPAIPLARQVDGERLSMRWMLAHMGAEVARHVGHADILREQLDGTTGR, from the coding sequence ATGGCCGAGACACAGCGCGAGCCCGTGCCCAGAGTCGACACCGGTGAACTCGAAACAGCCCTGGCCTTCTTGGACTTCTCTCGTTCCTGCATGCTGAAGAAGGCCGAAGGCCTGTCCGAGGACCAGCTGCGGCGGCCGCTGGTCGACAGCGGAACCTCGATCCTCGGCCTGGTCCGGCACCTCACCGTGACGGAGCGCTGGTGGTTCGGCCATCATCTGCTCGGCCATCCCGCAGACCCCGACTGGGACTTCGGAATGACCGTTCCGCCAGAGGTTTCCGTGCAGGAGGTACTCGACGACTACCGCGCCGCCATCGCCGAGAGCGATGCCGCGGCCCGGTCGGTGGGTGACCCGGCCATACCGCTGGCCCGGCAGGTCGACGGTGAACGGCTCAGCATGCGGTGGATGCTGGCGCACATGGGCGCCGAGGTCGCGCGGCACGTCGGGCACGCCGACATCCTGCGCGAGCAGCTCGACGGCACCACCGGACGTTAG
- a CDS encoding carboxymuconolactone decarboxylase family protein, which translates to MTDDDETTPGGWTGGQNAFGDFAPGLVHYTDKVLFDEVWERTDLSRRDRSLVTIAALTALGKTDQLRFHLAYARHNGVTDDELKEALLHLAFYSGWPNGMGATAVLKDVIENGN; encoded by the coding sequence GTGACAGACGACGACGAAACCACACCGGGCGGCTGGACCGGCGGCCAGAACGCTTTCGGGGACTTCGCCCCCGGGCTCGTGCATTACACCGACAAGGTCCTGTTCGACGAGGTCTGGGAGCGCACGGACCTGTCCCGGCGCGACCGCAGCCTGGTGACGATCGCCGCGCTCACCGCGCTGGGCAAGACGGACCAGCTCCGGTTCCACCTCGCCTACGCCCGGCACAACGGGGTGACCGACGACGAGCTGAAAGAGGCTCTCCTGCACCTGGCCTTCTACTCCGGCTGGCCCAACGGCATGGGCGCGACCGCGGTGCTGAAAGACGTCATCGAGAACGGGAACTGA
- a CDS encoding aldo/keto reductase yields the protein MSILDETYTLANGVSIPKLGLGTWFIDDDQAAGAVRAAVEIGYRNIDTAQAYGNERGVGEGVRGSGVSRDELFVSTKLAAEIKNYEQAAAAIDESLAKLGLDHIDLMLIHAPQPWDDFRGGDYADGNLEAWRALEEAYRAGKLRSIGVSNFLPADLDNIIEHATIAPQVNQILVHAGNTPSDLIAYSQGKDILVEAYSPIAHGEILKSRTVAEIAGKYGVSVPQLCIRYTIQLGTVSLPKTANPEHMRSNAALDFEISAADLEALRNLDERDYGDNAVFPVYSGR from the coding sequence GTGAGCATCCTGGACGAGACCTACACGCTGGCCAACGGCGTCAGTATCCCCAAGCTCGGGCTGGGGACCTGGTTCATCGACGACGACCAGGCCGCCGGGGCGGTGCGGGCCGCCGTCGAAATCGGCTACCGCAACATCGACACCGCGCAGGCCTACGGCAACGAACGCGGTGTCGGGGAGGGCGTCCGCGGCAGCGGTGTGTCCCGGGACGAGCTGTTCGTCTCCACCAAGCTCGCCGCCGAGATCAAGAACTACGAGCAGGCCGCGGCCGCGATCGACGAGTCCCTGGCGAAGCTGGGCCTGGACCATATCGACCTGATGCTGATCCACGCCCCGCAGCCGTGGGACGACTTCCGCGGCGGTGACTACGCCGACGGCAACCTCGAGGCGTGGCGGGCGCTGGAGGAGGCCTACCGGGCAGGCAAGCTGCGCTCGATCGGCGTCTCGAACTTCCTGCCGGCCGACCTCGACAACATCATCGAGCACGCCACGATCGCCCCGCAGGTCAACCAGATCCTGGTGCACGCCGGCAACACCCCGAGCGACCTGATCGCCTACAGCCAGGGCAAAGACATTCTGGTGGAGGCGTACTCGCCGATCGCCCACGGCGAGATCCTGAAAAGCCGCACCGTGGCCGAGATCGCCGGGAAGTACGGGGTGAGTGTGCCGCAGCTGTGCATCCGCTACACCATCCAGCTCGGCACCGTCTCCCTGCCGAAGACGGCGAATCCGGAGCACATGCGCAGCAACGCCGCGCTGGACTTCGAGATCTCCGCCGCCGACCTGGAGGCCCTGCGGAACCTGGACGAGAGGGACTACGGCGACAACGCCGTCTTCCCGGTCTACAGCGGCCGGTGA
- a CDS encoding cupin domain-containing protein translates to MSDHDFEQIFPLGAPNDAYAQFFTGQSYLAPLVPGSVPVSNVTFEPGCRNNWHIHHGGDGGGDQILICTAGSGWFQAEGADPISMEPGTVVRVPAGTRHWHGAKADSWFSHLAFITPGQDVSNEWLEPVTDDEYGKLPTEKENS, encoded by the coding sequence ATGAGCGACCACGATTTCGAGCAGATCTTCCCGCTGGGTGCGCCGAACGACGCGTACGCCCAGTTCTTCACCGGGCAGAGCTACCTGGCGCCGCTGGTGCCGGGCAGCGTCCCGGTCAGCAACGTGACCTTCGAGCCCGGCTGCCGGAACAACTGGCACATTCATCACGGCGGCGACGGCGGTGGTGACCAGATCCTGATCTGCACCGCGGGCAGCGGCTGGTTCCAGGCCGAGGGCGCGGACCCGATCAGCATGGAGCCCGGCACCGTGGTCCGGGTCCCGGCCGGCACCAGGCACTGGCACGGCGCCAAGGCCGATTCCTGGTTCTCCCACCTGGCGTTCATCACCCCGGGCCAGGACGTGAGCAACGAGTGGCTCGAACCGGTCACCGACGACGAGTACGGCAAACTGCCGACGGAGAAGGAGAATTCGTGA
- a CDS encoding LysR family transcriptional regulator, with translation MPAPTTEDLLVPEPDLRQLRYFAAVAQERNLTRAAESLRISQPALSRAIQALERSVGVDLLIRRPRSLELTDAGRSLLASAQELDSRMHAAVRDARAAGTPRLTVSVHICDVSLAARLCSFHDAVDFVSDDTREQADHLRSGSHQVALLRDQFDETGVRQHLLLSEPRVVILPERHRLADRDVVVLADLLDEPITTWARMSAAEAAHWAAADENPRPWRPGPAVTTPGEVLAAVRLNQAVAFYPASVAPPGTRLPGLVSRAVEGVSPSRLWIGHREGEIASTVRDFVDGVRSRVPEVSPAS, from the coding sequence ATGCCCGCCCCGACGACGGAGGACCTGCTCGTGCCCGAGCCCGATCTGCGGCAGCTGCGTTACTTCGCGGCGGTGGCGCAGGAGCGCAACCTGACCCGCGCGGCCGAGAGCCTGCGCATCTCGCAGCCGGCGCTGTCCCGGGCGATCCAGGCCCTCGAGCGTTCCGTGGGCGTCGATCTGCTGATCCGCCGGCCCCGTTCCCTCGAACTCACGGACGCCGGGCGCAGCCTGCTGGCCTCGGCCCAGGAGCTGGACTCGCGCATGCACGCCGCGGTGCGCGACGCCCGCGCCGCGGGCACGCCCCGGCTCACGGTGAGCGTCCACATCTGTGACGTGTCGCTGGCGGCGCGGCTGTGCTCGTTCCACGACGCGGTCGACTTCGTCAGCGACGACACCCGGGAACAGGCCGACCACCTGCGTTCGGGCAGCCATCAGGTCGCTCTGCTGCGTGACCAGTTCGACGAGACCGGTGTCCGGCAGCACCTCCTGCTCAGCGAGCCGCGCGTGGTGATCCTGCCCGAGCGGCACCGGCTCGCCGACCGCGACGTCGTCGTCCTCGCCGACCTGCTCGACGAGCCGATCACCACGTGGGCGCGGATGTCGGCGGCCGAGGCCGCGCACTGGGCCGCGGCCGACGAGAACCCGCGACCGTGGCGGCCGGGACCGGCCGTGACCACACCGGGCGAGGTGCTGGCCGCCGTCCGGCTGAATCAGGCGGTGGCGTTCTACCCGGCCTCGGTGGCCCCGCCGGGAACCCGTCTGCCGGGCCTGGTCTCACGCGCCGTCGAGGGGGTTTCTCCGTCGAGGTTGTGGATCGGGCACCGCGAGGGTGAGATCGCCTCCACCGTGCGGGATTTTGTGGACGGCGTCAGGTCCCGCGTGCCTGAGGTGAGCCCGGCGTCCTGA
- a CDS encoding roadblock/LC7 domain-containing protein translates to MNTGTGADVTWLVDGFAQRVPGVAHAAVVSADGLLLASSQGLPRDRADQLSAVASGLGSLTNGASSLFAAGSVVQTVVEMQGGFLLLMAVSDGSWLGVLAAPSSDIGLVGYEMTMLVDRVGQHLSPEIRRHG, encoded by the coding sequence GTGAACACGGGTACCGGTGCCGACGTCACCTGGCTGGTCGACGGGTTCGCCCAGCGCGTTCCCGGTGTGGCGCACGCGGCCGTGGTCTCGGCCGACGGTCTCCTCCTGGCCAGTTCGCAGGGGCTCCCACGGGACCGCGCCGACCAGCTGTCCGCGGTCGCCTCCGGCCTGGGCAGCCTGACCAACGGCGCCTCGTCACTGTTCGCGGCCGGTTCGGTGGTCCAGACCGTGGTGGAGATGCAGGGCGGGTTCCTGCTGCTGATGGCCGTCTCCGACGGGTCGTGGCTGGGGGTGCTGGCCGCCCCGAGCTCCGACATCGGCCTGGTCGGTTACGAGATGACGATGCTGGTCGACCGGGTCGGGCAGCATCTGTCGCCGGAGATCAGGCGTCACGGCTGA
- a CDS encoding SDR family oxidoreductase has product MPSTVLITGSSSGFGRAAVDRFLTAGWNVVATLRDPAAWQGEPSDQLLVQALDVRDEESVATGVTAAVERFGVLDVVINNAGIGLFGPFEASPAPLVHEVFDTNVFGPMRVIRQALPVFRGQGHGRFVNLSSGNATVPMPLQSVYSASKSALYAFSESLTHELAGQNIQIKVVEPGFVPDSNFFSTTYGRYEGLSVPEAYQPTVRATLAGFADQPPAGYLATSADVAQALLDAATDTSGRLRSRVGQDSHALEQARRQSDADYDAWRETYFSATASSRS; this is encoded by the coding sequence ATGCCCTCCACCGTCCTGATCACCGGCAGCTCCTCCGGCTTCGGCCGCGCCGCCGTCGATCGCTTCCTCACCGCGGGCTGGAACGTCGTCGCCACCCTGCGTGATCCCGCCGCCTGGCAGGGCGAACCGTCCGACCAGCTGCTGGTGCAGGCTCTCGACGTCCGCGACGAGGAGTCCGTGGCAACCGGCGTGACCGCCGCCGTCGAGCGCTTCGGCGTTCTCGACGTCGTGATCAACAACGCCGGCATCGGCCTGTTCGGCCCGTTCGAGGCGAGCCCCGCCCCGCTGGTGCACGAGGTCTTCGACACCAACGTCTTCGGGCCGATGCGCGTGATCCGCCAGGCACTGCCGGTCTTCCGCGGCCAGGGCCACGGCCGGTTCGTCAACCTCTCCTCCGGCAACGCCACGGTCCCGATGCCCCTGCAAAGCGTCTACAGCGCGAGCAAGAGCGCCCTGTACGCCTTCTCCGAGTCCCTGACCCACGAACTCGCCGGGCAGAACATCCAGATCAAGGTGGTGGAACCGGGATTCGTGCCGGACAGCAACTTCTTCAGCACGACCTACGGACGCTATGAGGGACTTTCGGTCCCCGAGGCCTACCAGCCGACCGTCCGGGCGACGCTGGCCGGTTTCGCCGATCAGCCGCCCGCCGGATACCTGGCCACCTCCGCCGACGTGGCCCAGGCCCTGCTGGACGCGGCCACCGACACGTCCGGACGGCTGCGCTCGCGGGTCGGGCAGGACTCGCACGCCCTCGAGCAGGCTCGCCGGCAGTCGGACGCCGACTACGACGCGTGGCGGGAAACGTACTTCTCCGCAACCGCGTCCAGCCGTTCGTGA